The sequence TTTCGGTCTCATACTCTTTTTTTATTACACACAAATGCCATAAAAGGATAAAAATCTGTAGGTTTGTGTTGCGCTTATTATTGAAAATAAAAAAATAATTTATAACTCATAATTACAAATGTATCTTATATTTGACACAGAAACAACAGGTTTACCTGCTCATCAAAACGCTCCTTTGAGCGAATCTCATAACTGGCCTCGTGTAGTGCAGATAGCATGGCAAGTGCATTCTCCAAAAGGGGCATTAGTATCGCAGAACAATTTTCTTATCAAACCCGTAGGTTTTGATATTCCTTATAATGCCACTAAAACACATGGGATAACCACCGAGCGTGCTTTATTAGAAGGAGAGGATTTGAGAAGGATTATGCTTCTTTTTAAAAATGATTTGGAAAATTCACAAGTTCTGATTGGGCACAATATTGAATTTGACATAAAAATAGTGGGAGCAGAATTTTTTCGCTTGGATATAGAAAATATTTTTTCAAAAATAAAATGGTTTGACACCCAAAAAGACAGCACAGAGTTCTGCAAGTTACCCGGAGGACGAGCAGGGAAATACAAATGGCCTACCCTTTCAGAATTGCATACCAAACTATTTGGAGTAAGTTTTGAAAATATGCACGATGCTACTTTCGATGTGCATGCAACTGCTCGATGTTTTTTTGGACTTATAAAACACGATGTTTTCATTCCAACCATCCCTAAAGAGGAAATAGAATACGAAGCACCCCAGCTCAATACTTCTAATTTTACTAAAGCAGAAGAAAAAAACAAAACAAAAGAAATAATATCTTCTGCTCCAACAAATACATCTGTGAACTCCTCATTCGTTCATGTCCATGTCCATAGCCAGTATTCAGTCCTCACCTCTCTCGCATCAGTCCAAAAAATAGTAGAAAAAGCAAAAAACATGAATATGCCCGCCGTAGGATTATCAGATTTGGGAAATATGTTCGGTGCTTTTCATTTTTTAGCAGAATGTGAAAAAGCAAATATAAAGGGGATTTTAGGTTGCGAATTCTATGTATCAGAACAACGGCTCACCAATAAATTTACCAGAGATACCCCTGATAAAATGACGCAACAAGTTCTTTTAGCAAAAAACAAACAAGGATACCACAACTTAGTAAAACTCTGCTCTTTGGGCTATTCAGAAGGAATGTATGGGCTTTATCCACGTGTTGATAAAGCCTTAATACAAAAATATAAAGAAAATATAATAGCACTGAGTGGCAGCGCAAAGGGAGAAATCCCCGATGCAATACTCAATCAGGGTGAGATGAAAGGAGAAGAACTTCTTCTTTGGTGGAAAGAAAATTTTGGAGAAGATTTTTACATAGAGATCATCAGAAATAAGGCAGATGAAAAAGAGCAATACCTAAACAATGTCTTATTAAAATTCGCACATAAACACAATATCAAAATTATAGCTGCAAATGAAATTTTTTATTTAGAAAAAGAAGATGTGCGTTCCCATGAAATAATGCTTTGCATCAGAGACGGAGAAACTATGGATAGCCCTACGGGTACTGGTCGTGGAAAACGATTTGTCCTGCCGAGCAATGATTTTTATTTCAAATCATCTCGGGAAATGGAGCAATTATTTGCTGACATCCCTGAAGCAATCCATACTATTCAAGATATATTAGACAAAACAGAAAAATATGTTTTACAAAAAGATGTATTGCTTCCCAAATTCGATATCCCGAAAGAATTTGATTCTCAAGAGGATTATTTACAATACTTAACCTACGAGGGAGCAAAGAAACGCTATCCACAAATAACCCCCGAAATAGAAGAAAGATTAACATTCGAATTAGAGATTATAAAAAGACAAGGGTATGCAGGGTATTTTTTAATAGTAGAAGATTTTATATCCTATGCAAAAAAAAATGGAGTATGGGTAGGACCAGGAAGGGGATCCGCAGCAGGATCTCTTGTAGTATATTGCATTGGAATCACCAACATAGACCCTTTATTATATGGCTTACTCTTTGAAAGATTCCTCAACCCCGACAGAGTATCTATGCCCGATATGGATATTGATTTTGATGATGAAGGCAGAGATAAAGTATTCCAATACGTCATCAGTAAATACGGAAAAGAGAAAGTAGCTCAAATTATTACATATGGCAGTATGGCTACCAAGTCCTCTATACGTGATTGTGCAAGAGTTCTTAACTTAGCAAGCGAAGCAGAATCTCTCTCCAAACTTATCCCCGAAAAAGCAGGAATTACAATAGAAAAAGCTATCCAAGAAGTAAAAGAATTAGACATCATATTCAAAGGCAATGATAATAAAAGCAAGCTTCTCCAAGAAGCAAAAAAATTAGAAGGAACTATTAGAAATACAGGGGTACATGCCTGCGGAGTTATTATTTCTCCCGACGAGATAACCAATCATATTCCCACCAGCGTAGCAAAAGATGCAAAACTCAGCGTAACTCAATTCGATAACGAAGTTATTGAAAAAGCAGGAATGCTCAAAATGGACTTTTTAGGACTCACCACTCTTTCCATTATGCGAGAAGTACTCAAAAATATACAAAAACGACGAAAAATAAACATACATATAGATGACTTACCATTAAATGACACATCTACTTACAAATTATTCCAACAAGGACTTACAAACGGAATATTCCAATTTGAATCTGCGGGAATGCAAAAATACCTCAAAGACCTCAAACCCGATAACATAGAAGACCTTATTGCAATGAACGCCTTATACAGACCAGGTCCCATAGATTATATCCCTTCTTTTATTGAAAGAAAACACGGCAGAGAACCCATAAAATATGAAATACCCGATACCAAAGAAATTTTAGAAAAAACATACGGCATCACAGTATATCAAGAACAGGTTATGATCCTCTCTCAAAAACTTGCTTCTTTTACCAAAGGACAAGCGGATTCTCTCCGAAAAGCCATGGGAAAAAAAATC is a genomic window of Chitinophagaceae bacterium containing:
- the dnaE gene encoding DNA polymerase III subunit alpha codes for the protein MYLIFDTETTGLPAHQNAPLSESHNWPRVVQIAWQVHSPKGALVSQNNFLIKPVGFDIPYNATKTHGITTERALLEGEDLRRIMLLFKNDLENSQVLIGHNIEFDIKIVGAEFFRLDIENIFSKIKWFDTQKDSTEFCKLPGGRAGKYKWPTLSELHTKLFGVSFENMHDATFDVHATARCFFGLIKHDVFIPTIPKEEIEYEAPQLNTSNFTKAEEKNKTKEIISSAPTNTSVNSSFVHVHVHSQYSVLTSLASVQKIVEKAKNMNMPAVGLSDLGNMFGAFHFLAECEKANIKGILGCEFYVSEQRLTNKFTRDTPDKMTQQVLLAKNKQGYHNLVKLCSLGYSEGMYGLYPRVDKALIQKYKENIIALSGSAKGEIPDAILNQGEMKGEELLLWWKENFGEDFYIEIIRNKADEKEQYLNNVLLKFAHKHNIKIIAANEIFYLEKEDVRSHEIMLCIRDGETMDSPTGTGRGKRFVLPSNDFYFKSSREMEQLFADIPEAIHTIQDILDKTEKYVLQKDVLLPKFDIPKEFDSQEDYLQYLTYEGAKKRYPQITPEIEERLTFELEIIKRQGYAGYFLIVEDFISYAKKNGVWVGPGRGSAAGSLVVYCIGITNIDPLLYGLLFERFLNPDRVSMPDMDIDFDDEGRDKVFQYVISKYGKEKVAQIITYGSMATKSSIRDCARVLNLASEAESLSKLIPEKAGITIEKAIQEVKELDIIFKGNDNKSKLLQEAKKLEGTIRNTGVHACGVIISPDEITNHIPTSVAKDAKLSVTQFDNEVIEKAGMLKMDFLGLTTLSIMREVLKNIQKRRKINIHIDDLPLNDTSTYKLFQQGLTNGIFQFESAGMQKYLKDLKPDNIEDLIAMNALYRPGPIDYIPSFIERKHGREPIKYEIPDTKEILEKTYGITVYQEQVMILSQKLASFTKGQADSLRKAMGKKIKETLDKLKPDFIKGCKNNGYDVHTCEKIWKDWEKFAEYAFNKSHAASYAILAYQTAYLKANFTPEYMAALLSYSSDIENISFFIEDCKNFDIKILGPHINESQYNFTVNEEGSIRFGIGSLKGAGEANIRSIIEEREKKGHFKDIWDFAERTAETSLNKKTIEALAKSGSFDCFTEFHRKQYLEPSPNTNQTLVDIILKYAQKKLQETQGAINSLFSSGNNASHFSKPKLTDIEPYTEKEKLDIEKEILGLYITGHPLDMYHIDIQYFCNTNVSQLSKLETIKNIPKITIACIVQDVIQKIAKTGNPYNILTIEDYTSSYQLYFFTDQYNKFQQYFVKGAFIFIEGKVQNRYNKENEIEFRVTDIHFLEHIREKLIKNITITLNLSDINHHLIEETYKILHQNKGKYPIRIVVKETTESLQTDLIASKLPINMSNQFISQIKKIPELQLFVNT